Genomic DNA from Parasteatoda tepidariorum isolate YZ-2023 chromosome 3, CAS_Ptep_4.0, whole genome shotgun sequence:
TTGCAAATATCATTCTTGAGAAATCTTATTACTTCTTGAACATCTTTAAATCAGCAGCAAACAAGACCTTTAAAAGAAGTCGAAAATAAGTTAACTactaataatgttaattttacacaaaagcataaaattaaaaaactttacagaattcttttctaaagaaatagtatattttttcataatcatatatttcaaaattattctgcaAATTATGAaagtgattataaaaaataaattgagaactaaacaaattaagaaaaaaaaaactaaatttctatcTGTAATCTATCTgtcaaaagataaaatttacaaagaaaaaatatacttttgtgtCAGATCCTAATTATTGGTTGAACAAATTGTGCCCAAGTATAAGATGGccaccaaacattttttaacagctACAACTAactgtctgttttttttttcatgtattaagAGTTTCGATAGCGGGTTTGAGTACCGTGTTGCTTGCTGAGTGAAAGAGCTGACCAAGCTCCTATCTATGACTGTGGAGTTCTTGATGCTCACCAGAGGGCCTTGCTGATTTAGTCAAGGCTGTTAAAAAATGTCAAGGCTGTTGTCTCATCTGGTGCTCTGTgcattttagttctttttacaGTTTCCTGTTAAGCATCCAAAAAGAGCTTGTTGAAGTACCCTGAAAATGGTAAGCTGGCGTTCAATCTCTAAAGGTCTACCTTGGATTAATTTGGGCTGAGGCAAGTCTTGAGGATTTGGATAATGGAAAGTACTGGATTACTACCATGGATTAAACTTATTGAAGGTCCTTTGAATGGATTTATGTTCTGGCCAAAtgcaattcttaaaataactaatgacaataattgttatatttttacatattgttcTTCAATGGCTGTGTATTGTAGATGTCAAAAAATATtcgtgttttattaaatttgttgtaTTTCAGCCAAAAAAACCAGGTCTAAATGGGTTATTGCaggtatttatttgaaattgtattatCACTTCTGAAATTTAATAGTTACTTTGATAATGCATGTCATGTACTGATACATAGTTTACAAAACGAGGCGATCTTCTAGGGCGTTCACcaaagtattaattaatatcTATATAGTAAGCaataaattagacaatataATGTAGATAAGGCTACACGTTTTTTGTTAATCACCTTATATAAAATACTGTAATTAATTAGATGTCTACTGTAAATCTTACATTAGGTGAACGggatattgtttaaataaaaatttctataattgaaACAGAATATTCATaatctgacaaaaataaaaatttccaaatataaaataaaagattaaatgtCCCATTTGAATTGAAGAAATCACATTAGTCCTAGCTAtccaaacataaattaaaaaaaatataagaaccTGTCAATTTTTGCTAAGTCAAGATGTTACAATatcaatttgaacaaaattaaatttaatttttgtaaaattaatgtacCTTTAGTatcataaaagttaataatatgaTACTAAAAATTGACAAGGGACTAAAAGATGTTACAggcattttaaagtttaaactactaaattttaagacaaaaataaatatctatacaCATCTTTTATTACTTCTATCATACTAATTGGTAGTGAAAATTGACCATTAACaaaaactgatgaaaaaaaacttttaatcttagaaagaaaaattcttgaaaaagtaTTTGGCACAATTAGAGAAAATGATAGATGGAGAACTTTGTTTGGCGATAAAATCTACATAAAACTTAGTATTACCAGTCATCATATCATGTCAAATAGCATAGGCATATTCACTTTTAGATCTGACAACTTGAACCCTGAAATAGAAATAATGCAGCATACATACTGTGTTTGCCCATCCAGCGTAATCTCCAAATCTTTCTCtgtaaaaatcacctaaaaaagaataatgttaTTTTGATGATTGCAAACGATTGGTgttcattttcattataaaaataattacaaaataaatgtcaaaaagtTTTGTCATAACAACATATGTACAcagtatttattactaaaataaataaatgtatttagaataatacacaaaaaatacagcatctatattaaaaaaaagtaggagTGGCAACTGCTGTTTTAGAGGTTCAACTTTATGTTTCCAAATTACAAGActtagaaagttaaaaatatacaaaaatgtgcagagaaaaaaattttaatgtaaattttttttttaacatttcataataatttgtgaattattaactgttaaaacttgtagtaaaaaatatcacttgGGGTGTACTACAGTTCAAAGAAATGCAAtacagatttgaaatttgaCATACTGAAAGgactatttttgtttgttaacttttttttttgtttgtttaaaagttgCAATTTATGTGCTTTTTCCATGAAGTTTTGCTCACTTTTTGCTTTAATTGCTACTTCATTAATcttcaacttattttattaattttgcatcgttaattttcactttttgctacttctctttgtaaaaatattgttgcaaAGATAAGGTTGTCTTAGAGTTACAGAGCTGTACAGCAAATATTTCACCTAGTTTAGCAATTCATTTTTAAggttataaaagaaaagtgttatttttcctaataattagatttatttttaattagagtaaatgataaaatatagtGTATTAAGCAtatactctaattaaatatgtcAAGTAAAAGTAAGTcacaaattatattcatttagggtgagtataaaatatatatatatagggtgattctaaaaagatgggcaaaattttaggaagtgataatACACACCCacgcaaacaatttttatcaaagaatgcatggttgaaaacaaaacgcaaaggaGCTGGTGCATTTGaaaagttgtttgatgcaaacgtgaaagctccattcctgttgcgagttacTGTGCTGCGTTacttgtcgccaagctttcgggcgctgcagggaaagttcgtgatatgcatgtgtgtttcagaatgttcgccTATCTTTTCTTTGTCATTGTAATGCGTGCATAGCCTTtgccggccactgttttgagcacttattgtaatcacattaaatttgcttttataacttaacttcatcgttctttgtgtgtttttgcctcatataagaacataaactttgacgccctctagcggttttgcattttgttttcgaccatgcattctttgataaaaattgttttcttgggtttgtactatcacttcctaaaagtttgcccatctttttagaatcaccctgtatatactGCTTTCTCATAGCTAGCTAGTGGCCACATCAAGAGCCTCTCTGTCAAAAATGGTGCGAAAATCTTAGTAAAATACTACAATCAAGAGGTTTCTACCACACATATTCTGGCATGTTTGGAAATCTATTCTTTCTTCAAGTCAACAGTTTTTTGAACTTGGTCTGACTTCTCtaaattttaaggattaaaCGCAGTAAcaacacaaaaaataactattaaaactgTACAGTTTACAcggtaataaaaatcaataaataaaaaagaaagagcaATATGTaatgctttaattattattacctatttgttgatatattttatttgttaacgcTTTAGCATTCTTAAGATGGGGCAAATAATCTTTAACAGTCACTTGCCAAATATGGGTATCAACTGGAATAGCATTATATTTATCAAGAGACATGAGACAAACGCAATCAGCAACCTAAGCAAcagaaacatatatttaatataatagacAACCAATTAAAATCAAGATGAGAAAATATACAAGCAAAATAATGTATACTTTAGCTCCAACTCCAGGTAAAGCTTGCAATTCTTCGTGAGCTTTCTCATATGGCATATTTCTCAAACTTGTAAACCAATTATCAGgctttttttcatgtaaatatttaGCAGTTTGTGCAATGTATTTAGCTCTGTAACCAAAACCCAGTTCTCTTAATTTGGCTTCCACATCATCTTGAGCTAAACGTCTAATTGCtggaaaagtataaaataattttccctcACATTCAGCAATTTTCTCTCCATAGTTTGAACATAACTTTTCCACCATACTTGTaattctagaaagaaaaaaaagaagatagatTTAAAGATTAGAGATAATCaatcaaacaatatttcaaattttaatagaaattatttaaacgttttattcttattaaaaattgaatatacaGTATAAAGGTTTGATAATTTAAACCAGTGATTATCGAACCGTTATCTGTGAGCTACTAGTAGCTCACAGGGATATTTTCACTAGATCACATTAACACTCCGGTTAGTTAACCTTGATTAATCTTCTGAGCtgataaatgcaaataaaacttggtatttatttttatttgtagttcaGAAGCTCCATATGTTTGACAACTACTGTTTTAAACAAGCATATGCTCGAAGGCATGGGAAATTTTTAGACGGggactaaattaaaatatacagttataaaagttttttaaattaccctcaaagaagaagaaaaaaaagataaaaataatttcttttgtgtgcctaatattgacaaaatgattactattcttttattttgtaagttgTTTTCAACTAAGTTGGATATAAATTGACGATGGTTCATTTGAACTTACtacatttatatgaaattttaggAAGGAGGGACTAATATTCCAGTTATTGAAGACATACATATTGAGGGTGATATAACCCACTAGTCCACCAAAGATAAGCACGTAAGCAAAtctgaaagcaaaaataatgaaaatttaatattaaattacaacaaCTGATACCTAGAAAATAATAGagtacattttgaatttaatttaccatgctagcaaattttatattttccaaaatttggaaaaataaaattattcaaaaggtGTTTATGtgaattttgttcttattttgaagaaactttttctgacaattccttcaattaaaattttctgaatatgcCTATGCCACTGATTTCAACTGAACTGTTTTGCATATCTacatgatttctttttatacacAGCTAAATATAAAGCAAGTATCCATACCAATAGACAATGCAGAGTCTTTTCATTTTGTGACATAGCAAAGTTAAGAATTAAACGACCTTATAGCCAAAATGTAATTGTTTGCCTCAATCTTGTTCACCATCAAAAGATACACTTTCCAGATGCAGATGAGGACTCAGACTTACTTTTTCACACAGGAACAAGCAGAACTAGTTAGGTAATAGAACCAGTTAAATCCCCTTCCAAGCTACTAAAATAAAGACAAATGTttacacagaaaataaaaaatttaagactttATAAATGTCAACCTATCACACGTTGTCTATTCTAAACTATTATCATTTTACAAactatgattaaatttaaagcagGGATGGACTGGGATACCCTGAAGGGCAGTGGATAAAACAGTGGCAGTGGAGTTCACTGTGcggtatgtatatatatctatatggttatattaaaaataaaagtacaattaaaagacaaaattaaaaattgtgatataTATAGTTCCTCTCgtgtcaatttttgaaaaatatgctttttttttaaatcatgattgTACATTATCTCACTTCCTGCATTTCTTAAAGCTTGTCTGATAGGAAACATAAAATCAGGGTTCCACTGTGTGTGTaataaatggaatatttaatttttgaatactaaaatttttttaaggttggATTGTGAGTTActatttaaagcattaatttttaagtaaaaaaataaaatttcattgtaaataattatttatgatttttttctgaaaaatgattTAGATTCAAAACAccattaatatcaataattgtttgttttttccaaCACAAAGCAACCTTGCCAGAGGACATTAGTTAAGAGATATACTGGAACATGTTCTGTGGGGCCAATCCCTGATTTAAAGCACATcactacattttaattattatttataaaatatataatatgcatCATCATTGAAAGAGATTATTTCAAATTGGAAAAGCAAAGAGCTATTCACATACATGGTTATAAAGTggtaaattaacaaatatttattactattatttttttcattcagaacAACAGTCAGacaaagcaagaaaaaatataaaacataagtaAAACAGAAAGCTAGAATACTACACACAGAAATCtaaagtgaattttataaaatacctgGGTATGTTGTTATTAGCTGaacatatgaaagaaaaaagattctCTACAGGAGGTTGGCGTAATATTCTGATACCGTTGTATCCTTCTGAGACCTTCTTAAAGTTTTCATCCGCTTTACTCCACACATTATAATAATCCATTAACTTGATATCTAggttaaaataatcttttaaactactttcaaaataagaTGAGTCTTGTGAAGAATTGTACACTGGTtccttttttgtcttttttcgCCTTTTTGATGGTAAACTATCACAGTCAATGTTTGATCCTTTGTTTAAAGATCTATgtacaaaatacaataaattaccATTTTCATCTTGTTTTAAAGAGAAAACTGAGTTTTCTATCACTCCAATCCAATGACCAATGTCTAATTTTGTCCAcctagaaaacaaataaaaattaacaattaatgttttcacaatttctAAAGAGAATacaaattacgtttttttttcccttccaatTACGAGTAAGGTAATTCAGTCAACATTCTTTAGCACAACCCTCCATTACAGTGACTATTCTATTATAACAACTGATGCATAAAGCGCTGTTTGCTATTCCATGCACCAAATGTTCCATTAGAACGTCTGTACTGAACCactcattcattatttaaatttttaaagaaaaataagttatttgatttggaaaaagtttcaaataaattatttaaaccattatacCCTTTGATGTTACACTATGATGACCTCTCTAAATGAAAAACACCCTGAATTCTCTTTGAATGAAGGAAGAGTGACATAATCCCTTAAATTTCATAAccagcatattatttttaatacaatttccACCTATAAagtaactattattttgaacggtacttatatatatgtaacataaaaagcttcaattaatctttttatgttagtttctttactataaaacaactcctactttattactaattaattattcaaatcgaaATACCTTCTCACACTcttaaaagccacatcctgtttctaaatctatttttggcccaactatgcataaatttaaataaagatcttttttcccttttaagcCGTGGGAATCACTCGAGCAAGTTCATTAACCAATAGTAATATCTAAGATTTCCCTAAATAGAGACATTTTCGGAttatttgcaagattttccctaccaGAAAGACTGATCCTGAATGGAGTTAACATCACTTTTCGCTGGTCTTCCATAAGAACatgatctaaataaaatacatctgatttcattaaaatcctgTGTCTGTTTCCCTGCTCGGTCCGACTGCATCATTTTACAAGCCGAGCAGGATTATAAGAACTGATGAAACGGGCGCAGGATAATATTAAATGCttcttcaaaacataaaaaaaaaaataaaaaagtaactaaaagaACACACTTCTATTATGTTGGAAGATTTGAGCCTATTAACGAACGGATCGAAGACTTCACAACGAAATGCCATAAGTTCAAACTAGAAGAGAATGCTTAGCAGTTTATTTCCAATGATGCGAAATTAATTGGATTTGGAAGAACCTTGACCGTGGTTGGCGACACTTTCCCCTTCTACCCTGAAATCGAAAGCATAGTCTGCTACAAATTCTCTATCACTTTCGGCGTTAGTCTGTGACTCATCTTAACGAAGAAAATTGGCTTATTCCCCTTTTAACTAACTGTCGTGTTTACTCTTGGAATGGAGCGACTATGGAGAAAAcattaagaaagaaagaaaaaagatgtttCGCTTGTTTCACCTTTTCGAGAATTCCATGCCTCTCCTGCTCGGTACGACTGCatcattttacatatatattattagatataacaaaaaatgcatCATAACCTGATTTTTCCGCtagttaacaaatatttattgaagtaaaGCATTACTTCGTTAAAGTTAgtcaagtatttttttggctATGAGTCAGTACTTGAGTCATGAGTCAGTTTTGTGCACTCTCGATATAACAAACTCACATTATAACATCCGTTTTTGCCTGGGCCATGAGGGTCATTATATTGAGTACAGATggttataaattctaaataaaagagATAATTTCCATTTTGGTTTGTACCAATTCATATAATCAAGATGGCAGTTTTCTGAATTCATAAAAGTTCCAAAGTTTAGGCGACAACTAGGAAAAGACATgagaaatggagaaaaaaattcataaaaaaggaTAAACTTGAAGGGTAGAACTTATGGACACCAATGAGCAaagtactgaattttttttactttttgttagaGCAAAACCCTTTCGATGCATTGGCAATGCTAGTAGGAACAAATAGGAACTGCTATGGAAATATTTCCGTTAAAGGATTTTTGTACCAGTGGTAGTGGCTTGCCTAGAGGTGGCTACAAGCTACATTGCATGAGTTGGTTTCCTCCTGtataaattagtttaagttTTGCAAGTGTAACTACTTTGTTGTAACTAAAACttggcaaacttttttggtgcCGGTACAGATACGGAATCTACCTTATATGAAAAGTTTGTAGATCCTAAAGCAATCAAAGTGAAACATAagactgatttttaaaaattctaactttGATAATATAGATTATTACAGATGAcagactgaatgtaaacaataacaagcttcctaaaaccggaagaaatacagaaaattttcgGTGTATTTCTTCGTTTGTTTACAAGGCAATGTGTGAAGAGGTTTAAAATTctaagaagttttattattgtggtTTGTGCTTGTATTTATGAGtcattttaccatttataagattttctgtaatttataaattctaaaaactcgTGAGCCTTAGacaaacttaagaaaattaatatcacaacataaataaatggtaatgtttgacatgttttgagtgttaGGTATTCCTTGTTTGGCTATTAGGGTAAAATATCGCTGTTGGCTATTTTTTTGGATAGCATCATAGCATACTTGTAGAATTGCCcaaattcatttgttgtttgcTGAGtggaaatataaattgaaagaatgTGTTACATtgtaaatgctaaaaatataataatattggatgaCATTGACATGCTTTTTCAGGAGTAGGCGTAAAAACTATTCGGAAGTcgtaacccggaagtcttatGACGAATTTGAACCCCTAGAGCCATCTGTGCTTAGCTTTACATAAACAACCatccataaaagaaaaaagtaatgtttaatcACTGTTAAAATGCTTAATCACTCATGTTGACAGTTCAAAATTCACTCATGTTGAAAATTGGAGATCatcaggaaaaaataaaaaaattaaggtagaagcaagaaaaacaatttaaaaatgtatatattttaaacattgattATTTTGACGTAGATTACGATAAGGAAATCTTCCCTACAAAAGCGTGAGAGTCAATCCCTCGGCAGAGGATCAAAACAgtgatagcatgtcttcggattatcctgagagatgtttcccagtccggcgccaatagcccattgcacAGCTCTAAAGTAACTTAAATAAAGTTTCCACCTAACTTCCAAAATCAGGGGTTCCAACTTATGAATTATTGAAAGGAACAGGACCCTTAAAAAGGATGGGGGTTGAATTCTCCCTTTGCGTACGTTACTGTATCTGAAACACCCATGATCGGTTATCTTTTGTAAGATGAAGGAAAAgaataagaaacaattaaaacactttattttaaagttttttagtattttttacttgttttctcACCTAAATGATTGGCCCCCACCAAGAGTAATATCCAGATTTAATTCCATAAAGTTGCAGGATAATTTACGCCacatattttactatataatgataactatattttttgttatatttcacAACTTTCGCATAAACcaagtttttctttccttcaaataaattaggaaaatcaCTTCAACTACAAAATGATTATCTAGAAAATATACACAACaatgttttaatgaataaaatatttctttttcatgttaacatgatttaattatgaaatgataaaagttaaaaaattcaagtaatatttgaaggcaaaatttgCCGGCTTTCGCTACACTTGTTTACAAATAGATCCATTCAAAAGTAATCTGAGTAATCGCAATGAACCGGTTGGAGTTAGTGAAATTATAAGTTCTGctcaattttgtaaattatacgAACTATTTAAGGGTTAAAACTGCATTCAGTGTAAACGGTTCAAACTTGTCTTTTTGAAAGTTGTAGTTAGTGCTTTTACTACCTTGAAATTATCtgtattttcatgattttcatcAAAGACAAATGCATTAGTTTTGGCcgaagatttattattattctttttttgtttctttccttTGATCAAGGAGTTTAttgacaaagaaaaattatctagGTCATTCATGATCAGCATAGAACTTCTCGGCATAATATCTAGGtcgatttttgtttatttatttttctcctacTTGTCACCATGGAAACTGCTCCAATAAGGCAAAAggtactatttttataaaaaaattatcaaatggcAGGTTTCTAACTGTAGTaatctgtcattttttttaaattttacattcttcGGGAAAGTTTTGTTATGCGAAGCTCAAGATATTTACCAGTGTTGCTATTACAAAAtgcacttttatttattgatatccTTTTGAATGCTTTCGGTGATTTCGGTAGAtctgaatttgttattttacttgtGCTATCAGTTGTTCAAGACATAGGAATCATATGCaatgtcataattttatttttgatgtttgcTAACACATACGTATTTCGTGCTGGGTTGTTAGGAATACTGATTTCTAGATATCgttttacattaattacatGTTTCGTTTACCTGGCAATAACAATAGCTTGGCATTTTTGGAACCTTAAACTCATTTGGGATAATCCATATGCGTATAACTGGACTACATATTTgcttgttttgtttatattacaaaaaagttgtgcagtattttattactacttttataaaagaactTCTCTGCTAATTGTTGACCCATGTTTTTATGACGACAGTGAGTggctaaaattgaaaatttctaaagaacAAAGAGCATGTAAGTTTATTACATCTTTAACTTAGAAGCAATGATTCTTATTGTTCCTACAcacctttaatttaatatagtcAGAATTTCACTaggttcatttaaaattactgaactcTAGCGAAAACatgtaaatatttcagtaaaaaaatagatttcctgatattttaattttt
This window encodes:
- the LOC107451194 gene encoding N-glycosylase/DNA lyase isoform X2; this translates as MWRKLSCNFMELNLDITLGGGQSFRWTKLDIGHWIGVIENSVFSLKQDENGNLLYFVHRSLNKGSNIDCDSLPSKRRKKTKKEPVYNSSQDSSYFESSLKDYFNLDIKLMDYYNVWSKADENFKKVSEGYNGIRILRQPPVENLFSFICSANNNIPRITSMVEKLCSNYGEKIAECEGKLFYTFPAIRRLAQDDVEAKLRELGFGYRAKYIAQTAKYLHEKKPDNWFTSLRNMPYEKAHEELQALPGVGAKVADCVCLMSLDKYNAIPVDTHIWQVTVKDYLPHLKNAKALTNKIYQQIGDFYRERFGDYAGWANTVLFAADLKMFKK
- the LOC107451194 gene encoding N-glycosylase/DNA lyase isoform X1 codes for the protein MWRKLSCNFMELNLDITLGGGQSFRWTKLDIGHWIGVIENSVFSLKQDENGNLLYFVHRSLNKGSNIDCDSLPSKRRKKTKKEPVYNSSQDSSYFESSLKDYFNLDIKLMDYYNVWSKADENFKKVSEGYNGIRILRQPPVENLFSFICSANNNIPRITSMVEKLCSNYGEKIAECEGKLFYTFPAIRRLAQDDVEAKLRELGFGYRAKYIAQTAKYLHEKKPDNWFTSLRNMPYEKAHEELQALPGVGAKVADCVCLMSLDKYNAIPVDTHIWQVTVKDYLPHLKNAKALTNKIYQQIGDFYRERFGDYAGWANTVCMLHYFYFRVQVVRSKSEYAYAI
- the LOC107451196 gene encoding transmembrane protein 138; amino-acid sequence: MRSSRYLPVLLLQNALLFIDILLNAFGDFGRSEFVILLVLSVVQDIGIICNVIILFLMFANTYVFRAGLLGILISRYRFTLITCFVYLAITIAWHFWNLKLIWDNPYAYNWTTYLLVLFILQKSCAVFYYYFYKRTSLLIVDPCFYDDSEWLKLKISKEQRA